GAGATTTAACAAATTCCtatctattttcaaaataatttctgaaTACAAAGCTGCTGTCCTTATGAAGTCTGATTAAGATCGTATATACCCCGGTGGGTACATGTAATGAGATGCTCCTACATCATTAAGACAAAAGAGTTATGATTGTAGACGTGTTTATCTAATTACCTTTGGTGATAAGAGATTCGTCGGGCATGGCTTTATACATGTTGAGCTGCATCAACAATTCCTGGAACTTGGGAACTGGCCAGTAGCGTTGGTCATCAGTCTCCTCCCCACCTCGCTGAAAGAACCTCACAAACAGGTACTCGCTGAAGATGGGTCCCATGGAGCCCCTAGGGGGCCAGCTCATCTTCTCCATCAGGAGGGGAATCATGGGCTTTCCCAGGCTTGTGGATAGGTTCACCTACAACAATAATTAAATAACCTTTTTAAAGTATTGGAAAGCAACAGGAATACATATATCCACCACAATACATTGTCTCATAATGATCACCTAGCCATGAGCTCTCATTAGAATTACCCTACAAATCTCATTAGAATAGATGTAAGCATTCTGAAGCATATTTGATATATGACACTGACCCCTTGCTGTCCCTGACAGTACagccttgacctttgaccaatGTTATGTATAGGAGCTTgagatataaacaaaaataacagaTGATTATTAACAAACTATTTAGTCATGATACACTCATTTATTAAGTTTTATAAATTTACTTTGCCTAGAAAAAACCATTATAAAATCTTTTCCTTTGTCTTCTTGTTAGGTATTTGACCACTGACCCCTttctttgtacatgtacttgactttTGACCCCTGACCTTGTGTCGGGTGGGAGGTAGATATTTGTAGGAATACTAACTACTTACCTCTCTGTTACAGTTAGGAGATTTGGAATACTTTTCCGACACACAACATATGATGATTTTTGCCCCACGGATTCCATTGTCAATCTTCTCAAACAGTTTGTCGCCACCTCCCATTTGTCCAATGTCCATCCAGCACTCGTATCCAGCCATTTGTAAGTGGTTCCGTAACAACTTGACCTCATTCTGATGACCCCACTGGTAACTAAGGAAGATAGGTGGAGGTGTGGCATAATCTACCTCTTCCTCTACAACCCCCTCTGAGGACAGAAATAGGAAATAACATCAGATAATACTGAGTAACAATACACTGACACAAGGATTCACTACATTGTGTCCTTTCATGATATGCATTCCATCTGTATATTGACCTACATCCTTCatggcattctctacaatggtatttactgacctacagccttcatggcattgtctacaatggtatttactgacctacagccttcatgacattctctacaatggtatttactgacctacagccttcatggcattctctacaatggtatttactgacctacagccttcatggcattctctacaatggtatttactgacctacagccttcatggcattttctacaatggtatttactgacctgcagccttcatggcattctctacaatggtatttactgaCTTACAGCCTTCATGACATTCTCTACAATGATATTTACTGACCTTCAGCCTTCatggcattctctacaatggtatttactgacctacagccttcatggcattctctacaatggtatttactgacctacagccttcatggcattctcttcaatggtatttactgacctacagccttcatggcattctctacaacggtatttactgacctacagccttcatggcattctctacaatggtatttactgacctacagccttcatgacattctctacaatggtatttactgacctacagccttcatggcattctctacaatggtatttactgaCCTGCAGCCTTGGtggcattctctacaatggtatttactgacctacagccttcatggcattctctacaatgatatttactgacctacagccttcatggcattctctacaatggtatttactgacctacagccttcatggcattctctacaatggcatttactgacctacagccttggtggcattctctacaatggtatttactgacctacagccttcatggcattctctacaatggtatttactgacctacagccttcatggcattctctacaatggtatttactgacctacagccttcatgacattctctacaatggtatttactgacctacagccttcatggcattctctacaatggtatttactgacctacagccttcatggcattctctacaatggtatttactgacctacagccttcatggcattctctacaatggtatttactgacctacagccttggtggcattctctacaatggtatttactgacctacagccttcatggcattctcttcaatggtatttactgacctacagccttcatggcattctctacaatagtatttactgacctacagccttcatggcattctctacaatggtatttactgacctacagccttggtggcattctctacaatggtatttactgacctacagccttggtggcattctctacaatggtatttactgacctacagccttggtggcattctctacaatggtatttaatttactgacctacagccttcatggcattctctacaatggtatttactgacctacagccttcatggcattctctacaatggtatttactgacctacagccttcatggcattctctacaatggtatttactgacctacagccttcatggcattctctacaatggCGGCAGCATCCATCCTGTTCATCTCCTGTAGGGCAGTAAGTACAGCGTGGGTGGCCTCTATCGTCTTGTGGGTGGCGTACCACTCACTGAGGAGGCCCATACAGGGGTCATGTTGGGTCGCCCAGCCTTTAATGTCATCTGGGGTGTATGCTAACCTCTGGGCCAGAAGTCTCCAATCATGTTCTGTGGTAGGATTCATCAGCTTGGTCAAATCTCTTGACCATTTAGGGGCATTGGTCATCGTCTTTACAGTAAAGAAAGAGACAATGAAAGGAATGATTCCATGAATACAAAGATAAAAGCTTGATTTAAGCAAGGAccttgaaattgaaattttaaaaggtAAGTCTTTTGTATTCTCCTTTCAACCATCATATATAGAATATCACTGATATAATTACTATTAAAATCAGTGTTTGATGTTTAACATTGACCTATCAAATTTAATGCAGACAAATCAAACATGACCATGTCTTTAATTCCaactccttttttttttattatgccACCTACCTTGTTGTCGACCTCCTCAACTTTGATCTTGGTTTCATCCAAATCTTTTTCTACAACATCCACACGCTTATTGACAGTTTTAAGTCCAGTTTTGACCGTTTTGATTTCCTTTCCCTGCTTGTCCACTTTTTTATCCACCACATCGACTTTCTTTGAAGTCTTGGTGACCTGGGTGCTGAGGACGTTGATGTCTCCCTTctgttgtttaacgtcctccACTATGCCTTCCACACTGGCAAAAATTATTTGGGAAGAAATTTCAGcataacaatttttttcatttccagTTGTTTGGTGTTTACATGcaattcttatttttttttttttttacagatctaaatacatgtagatgaacAATATAACTGAGTATTTACATTTGGCACCACAGTCTCCCATTGCCTCAATGTTAAACTAGGCCGCATTCATAAGCATATAGATGCAGTCAAGATCACATTGTTTCATCACTTTGATCAATGTCATGGTAATGCTTTGCTACGTGTTATTGAATCAAATGCAGACAGGATAAAAATTGAGAACAATTGTTTTACTATGCTGTCATTTTAGCGCTTTGTTGATCATTGTCACGGCAAGGCTTTGTACTGTGTGTCAGATTGGTTGCAAATCAATCACAGAAAGAAATTGGATTAAAGATGCTATTCTTTCAAATGAACATACCAGGAAATGGGtgaaaataaagaatatatttactgaaaaaatacaaattttaacacaggtaaatataaatacaataaaaaataacaatgaaacGACAAGCATCCAATTGTTGACTGAGGATGCAACATTTATCCTTGGAAATGTAGATAAACAGTTTACATCTTTGACACAGTCATTGAGAATCAGATTTGCTTagattgattttgatttttttggcatagccgtataatattcttttggtcccgaatatgacgcgacaggtggcattactggtcaagatgaagtatgtgattggtcaatgtagtggtaaatgcaaaatgcagatatgcagttaaaaaacgaaacaaagttaatattgaatgcaagctgaataagtggatgtatcattaataaaattatattcctgattcaatgcagtcttattatcaccaaaaataattcaaactgatataaatttgttatccgtgctgaaacgcattactTCGTTAaattatttcaccagcagttttatattataaccaccggcattaaaactatgccgtttagcttttttaaagatatttcttccAGGTCCATTACAAGCAGCCCCAGGCAGATAAAACATGGTATCATAGTCACCTTATACCATCCATCGCATTAAGAATGGATGTAGCCATGTCTTTGATTCCACCAGTGTCCCCATCTTTCTGTAGTTCCTCAATGTATGGTCGGTATGGCTTCAGTCTCTCTGTTCCGTGCTGAGTACCTATGGTATGAATTCCATCAATCAACGCCACTTTGTAGGAAGGACTTTCACACTTTTTCGAAAGCTTCACAAAGTCATCCAGAACCGTATCTGCTAACTCCTGGAACGTTGAAGAGAATATTGGGAGAAAGAATATCAATACAACACCTATTACAATTGATCTTGTTAAAAGTTGACATCCCTTCATTTTCCAGTAATTTcaagagaaaaaataaatggtAAAATTATAAGCAGCATTATCATTAATTATTACAATGAAACAAATTAATGGCTATTTAACAACTATTTAATGACTATTACCTAAACTGTTATTATAATAGATTTCATGTCAATTTTATGGTTtataaaggggcattccttcgtttcgATTTTAAGGGTAAACAAATATGACTCTTTCAGAAACAACTTTCCCTTCGCTCCACAGAAACAAAACCTGAACTATATCAAAGTTAcatcatacatcagtattatgATACACACAGTATGAGTAGCTTCCCTGATTGTTAGAATACTGGTAAATTGTAGTGAAGTCATTCATTTTGTATGTCAACAATCTAATTTGTACATCACATTAGCTCTGTTgaggtcaatatatacaatctaTCATCCTTCAAAAATTACTGCATACTGCAAAGGTTTTTTCGATGGTTTCATATTTTTGCGCTTTTACCAAATGtttgaataaaacatgtattttttgcAGAAATTATGAAATGATGTATTGACAGTGCATGTACAGTTTTTTTCACTATCTAGCTTAACCTCAAAGACAGGAAAAACAGAATCCctttaaaacaacaatatttttgtaaGCCTATAGGTATCAGTAAATACAATGTCCTACAGGTTCATCGATCACTGAATCAACCTCCATGGACATTAATAATTGTAGAATTAAAGGATATGCAGAGGAAGTAATATATCAGTGTAAATAAGTAAACAATGATGTTTTCGATGCTGTTTACCTTGTGATGGAAGGCCAATGCAACACCAATGGTTTGTAGAGCAGATGTGAAGGTTAAGTTCAGTTTTGGATTCTTCAGAACACGCTCAACAATGTTCTTTCCAAACAGTTTTGGCTTCTTAGGAATGACATAACTCAATGCCAATAAAATCCTGTACTGGTCATCCTTGTTGTCCACGAATCTTTCCGTCAACATCATGTCAACACTCTCTTGTGTAAACAGCTGAAAATCATTGAATGAAATATCACAGGACACGGTTGGACATGAATTCGGATATTATAAGAAAACTTATTCaacagatttatatatttttcaagcCAAAGACGTGTTGGCATGACATGGATATCTTTGTCAGTAAGGAGAAGTCTTATTGGCTTTGATAAGAGGTGTACTCATGTGTAAGGTACTAGTTTACCAAGGATGATTGCCTAAGTGAATCACCAGATGGCCTGGTTCTGGTTTTATTTGAGGTGATTCCACTTTAACTTTCACCCTAGATATTGTTATTTACCATCACATGATCCCTCAACACCTTTGGTTTACCTTTCTTTTTCTGtgacatttttcattttgtgattaaaaaaataatcatactGGAGTTAGGCAAGACTCTTTAATAATTTTGGCCATACTGTTTTCTGAAAATTTCAATTACTGGTAATTTAATAACCTGGAAAAGATAGCCATAACCAAATCAAAGCTTGACctgtatataatcattatacattaattatatatcaacagtTCTACATATGTATCCTTAAAGAGTAAATGTACAGAAACCAAATAATGATTGAATCACGGCCAAGATATATGTCCCTGCCATTTCATCTGTATATCTCAAAATAGCAATCTTCATTATGAAACAATTATTTAACTCAGTGAGCAAATAAAGTAATACTTAAGGATTATACAAAACTGTATCGGTATAAGTTACCTCTGGTTGTTTTTCACCGATATCCATCAAAATCACAGACTGCATCGATCCTGAGTCAGCATCCTTGTCTTGTTTGATAGCTTTCATCAAGTCGATAAAATCTTCTTCTGACATCCCATCACCCTCTTTATACGGCCTCCAAATGGCAGCTGTAACAGTTATGATTGGTCTGAACAAATGTTCTAGTCAGTTATACGGAAGTATGATTAACAAATATTGTAGTCAGTAATACTGAAGTATGATTGGTCTAGACAAATATTCTAGTCAGTAATACTGAAGTATGATTGGTCTTAACAAATATTCTAGTCAGTAATACCTTTATACAGAGCAGAATGTCATTTTGTCTTTTTGAATATGTGAGGACCACATGAATCAGTTGTTGATGGGGAGTACAAAtcttaaattatttcattagcctgtcaaaatttgacatcagtaatatGACAGGGCTTTGTCTAaatcatgaatatatatatccatacaatcatgatttaatatacaatacagttgtgtttattttgaaagaattattgccctttatttatttcagttgttttctattttacaaaatatacttattttcttgtttttcaaCGGATCTCTTTGAACCTTGGTAGtctttattattaatatttatagtTGTGCTTTCCTGAACAACATTTCGACTTgacaatttttgaaaaagtGATTATAATTTGTTCTTGTTAATCTCTATGAAACTGCTGGGATTGATCACCATTTAATATAGTGAACGTTTCTTGAGTAGAATTCTGATTGAGTAATTTTTCTTTTCACATTtccatattttatgtattttgaaatttagaTTCAACACCATGACATAATGATCTCTACACCTTTCCGGCTGGATTACCTTATAAAATAACAATGATTTGTATGAAAAAAAAGActtattttaaat
Above is a window of Pecten maximus unplaced genomic scaffold, xPecMax1.1, whole genome shotgun sequence DNA encoding:
- the LOC117318445 gene encoding uncharacterized protein LOC117318445; amino-acid sequence: SRKEIPSEVNETMIKMLLYTMETEDLDYIDVVTGQISIYGSVASSRLVRFVQKHLGSDSADKVLAPLIPAIIKQLEHEDENLKTGARNVLSLASSQSPQLLSPYMKPMIQWYKATRSPEALSAIWRPYKEGDGMSEEDFIDLMKAIKQDKDADSGSMQSVILMDIGEKQPELFTQESVDMMLTERFVDNKDDQYRILLALSYVIPKKPKLFGKNIVERVLKNPKLNLTFTSALQTIGVALAFHHKELADTVLDDFVKLSKKCESPSYKVALIDGIHTIGTQHGTERLKPYRPYIEELQKDGDTGGIKDMATSILNAMDGISVEGIVEDVKQQKGDINVLSTQVTKTSKKVDVVDKKVDKQGKEIKTVKTGLKTVNKRVDVVEKDLDETKIKVEEVDNKTMTNAPKWSRDLTKLMNPTTEHDWRLLAQRLAYTPDDIKGWATQHDPCMGLLSEWYATHKTIEATHAVLTALQEMNRMDAAAIVENAMKAVEGVVEEEVDYATPPPIFLSYQWGHQNEVKLLRNHLQMAGYECWMDIGQMGGGDKLFEKIDNGIRGAKIIICCVSEKYSKSPNCNREVNLSTSLGKPMIPLLMEKMSWPPRGSMGPIFSEYLFVRFFQRGGEETDDQRYWPVPKFQELLMQLNMYKAMPDESLITKEYKDWWTPVAEEIVITKKKGDGGQSSTGNKESTLEEETSPDVFLSYQWGKQKEIKQLYRRLNELGYSCWMDIYQMGGGDSLYDKIDRGVRGCKVILSCVTTKYSLSANCRREVSLGDSLKKPMIPLLLEKIDWPPAGPMSMVFTQLLFINFYRDENIQMSWDGSKFDELHGKINEYILPISNGDQKTAVKGPDKTSKGATKPVDQKKGAAPKEGTKTVDQPKGAAAKGATKPVNQTKGAAPKGATKTVDQPKGAAPKGATKPVDQPKGAAPKGATKTVDQPKGAAPKGATKPVDQPKGAAPKGATKTVDQPKGAAPKPANQSKEQTAPKEETKPDPPNKKSSACVLL